The Paenarthrobacter aurescens region TTCCATTCGCGGGCAAAGATTTCACGGAGGGCTGCTGCTTCGCCGGCGAGGCGGTGGTCTTCGCCGCGGGCCAGCAGGCCGTATTCCACCATGGTGCGGCCGTCCGCGTGGGTTCCGGTGCGGACCCAGACGCGGCGGCGGTTGATGTAAAGGGACATGACCAGGCCGGCGACTGCGAGGAAGCCGAAAATCAGGGCGTAAAGCTGGCCGGGGTTGTGGTGGATGTCCACGCCGATGTACTTCTTGACGCCATCGAACGTGATGCTGCCCTTGCCGTCAGGCAAGTCAACGGTGGCTCCAGGCGTCAACGTGATACCGCCGGCAGCGAGGTCGCGGGCATTGAGCGGTTTCAGGTTCTTGACGTCCAGCTCGAACACGTTCTGGGGCACGCCCTTGTCCAGGCCGAGGTCACCATAGAAGGAGTTCAGGCTGAGCTGCGGGTTGAAAAGTTCCGGCGAGGCGCTGAAGGACGTGCCATTCTCGCCGGAGAATGCCGTGGGAAGGAAGAAGCCCACAAAGCCCAGCTGGTCCGGCTTGGCGTCCGGGACCTTAATGACCACGGACGAGTAATAGTTATCGCCCTGGACCTTGGCAATGACCGGCCCTTCGAAGGAGACGTTTCCCTCTCCATCGCGCACGGTGACCATGGGGGCGTAGCCGTTTCCGGTGAGGTAGAGGCTGGTGCCGCCCAAAGAAACGGGGTCGTTGACCTTCAATATTTCTTTCTTGCCCGCTGAGTCCTTGGTTTCCTTGGTGGTCACTTCAGCGGTGTAATCGATGGGCTGGCCCGCCTTGCCAGGCGATTCACCGCGATCGAACGTGGCCTGGAACTTATCCAGTTGCATGGAGTAGGGCTGGAGCCAGCTGCTCTGGAAGTTGGTGCCCGGGGTGAACTGGTCATAGCCCACCAGGGTGTTGACGAAAGTATCGCCCTCTACCAGGATGCGCTGGCCGCTGTACCCGTACAGGCCCCCAATGGCCACGGACACCAGCACTCCGATCAAGGAGGTGTGGAACACCAGGTTGCCCACTTCCTTCAGGAAGCCACGCTCGGCACCCAAGGACGGCAGGGCGCCGTCGACGTCCCTGACTTCCACGCGGTAGCCGCGCTTCTTGAGCAGCCCGGCGGCATCGGCGATGGCCTTCGACGCCGGGATCCCGGCGTCGGCGGGCACTGCCAGGGTTCCGTACTCCGGCAGGCGCGACAAGCGCTTGGGGGTGCGCGGCGGCTGCGACTTCATGGCCTTGTAGTGGGCGATCGCGCGCGGAGTGACACAGCCGATCAGGGAAATGAACAGCAGGATGTAGATGGCCGAGAACCAGGCCGAGGAGTAGACGTCGAACATCTGGAGGGCATCCAGGAACGGACCCGTTGTGGGATTGTTCTTGATCCAGTCCGTTACCGTCACCGGGTTGGCCGGCCGCTGCGGGAACAAGGAACCCGGAACGGCGCCAACGGCAAGCAGGAGCAACAGGAAAAGAGCCGTGCGCATGCTGGTCAGTTGAGTCCATGCCCACCGGAGCATGCCTTTGAAACCAAGCGCGGGCAGTGCTGCCTCGGACTTGGCCTGCTGGAGTTTTCCTTCCGCTGTCCCGGGGGTTTCAGCGGCAGGTGACTTCTTCTTGGCTTTCACGGACTCGCTCATCAGATTGGCAACTTCACATCGTTTTGGAACCAGTACTGCAACTCGGTCACCCAGGTGCCCCACACGCCGGTGGCCATCAGGATGCCGAGCAAAATCAGAATGCCCCCGCCGATCCGCTGGATAGCCAGCCGATGCTTTCGGAAGAAGGACATGACCCCCATACCCCGGCGCACAGCCAAGGCAATCAAAAGGAACGGGATGCCCAGGCCAAGGCTGTAAACGAACGCCAGAAGAGCGCCCTTGGCCGCCGACGAACCGCCGGACAAACTCAGCAACTGTACCGCGGAGTACGTCGGGCCAATGCAGGGCGCCCAGCCCAGCCCGAACGTCAGGCCCAGAAGCGGCGCACCCCACAGGCCGGCCGGCGGCTTGGCATGGATCTTCGCATCACGCTGCAGCCAGCCGAAGCCGCCCATGAACACCACGCCCATGATGATCACCAGGACACCCAGCAGTTGCGTGATCCACGCGTTCTGCGGACCCGTCAGCAGTGTTCCGAGTTGCCCGAAGGCACCGCCCAGAAGAACAAAAATCACCGAGAACCCCAGGACGAACAGCCCTATCCCGGCCAGCATGCGGCCACGCCGCTGCTTTTGGAGATCGACGCCGGTCAGTCCCGTTACATAGCCAAGGTAACCGGGGACCAGCGGCAGCACGCACGGGGAAAGGAAAGAGACCAGCCCGGCCAGCAATGCCACCGGCACGGCCAGCAACAGTGATCCGTTGAGGATCGTCTCGGCGAAAGGACTGTTCATGGGTGCTACTCGGCCACTGCAGAGGTGATGAGGGCTTTCAGGGTGCTCTTCTCAATCTCGCCCAGCACGCGGGAGGCAACTTTGCCTTCTTTGTCCAGGACCAAGGTGGTGGGAACCGCCCCTGGAGGGACAATGCCGGATACGGACAGCAGCACTGCCCCGTCCTTGTCATTGAAGCTCGGGTACGTGATGTTGAAGGTCTTGTCGAAGGCCTCTGCAGTAGCTTTTTCGTCACGGAGGTTGACGCCGAAGAACTGAACTCCCTGATCCTTGAAGTCCTGGTGCAGGGCTTCGAGCTGGGGCGCTTCAATGCGGCACGGAGCGCAGGCGGCAAACCAGAAGTTCAGGACAGTGACTTTGCCCTGCAGGTCTTCGGGCTTGATGCTCTGTCCGTTGAAGAGGGTTCCCTTGAGCGCCACGGGAGCCGCACGGTCTGCCTTGGCGAACTCGGTCACCGAGCCGTCTCCGGCAACGTAGTTTTTGTTATCGCCGGCCTTGGCTTGCTTGGCCAGGGAGTCTTCCTGGGCGCAGGCGGACAAGCCCATGGTCAGTCCTGCCAGGAGGACGCCACCGGCGGTCAGCACGCCTCGGCGTGAAAGGTTGTTGTCCATGCTTCTATGCCCCCGGGGTGCTTGCCGCGCCGGGGAGCAGCACGGCAGCAGGCTCGGTGTATTCGACGCGAATGATCTTGCCGTCGCCGTCAAGAGTCAGGGATGTCAGGGAGGTCAGGGTGCACTCGCGCTTGCGGGGATCATGCGCCAGGCGGCGGCCCTCGGCAGTCAGCCGGGTAGACCAGATGGGAAGCTGGTGGCTCACCAGAATTGCTTCTGCGCCGTCGCCGCCGAGTTCGATCGCCTTTACGCGCGCGTCCTCAACTGCAGCCAGCATCCGGGCTGCCTGTTCCTTGTACGGCTCGCCCCAGGATGGCCGCAGAGGGTTGCGGAAATAGATCCAGTGCTTGGGCTTCAGGAATTCGCTCTTGGTGGGGTGGAGTCCCTCGAAGTGGTTCTCAGCTTCGATGATGCGCGGCTCCGTGGTGATCTCCAGATCCAGGGCCTCAGCCGTGGCCATGGCAGTCTCCTGGGCACGCGTAAGCGGCGAGGCTACAAGATGCACAATTTTGGCACCTTCGCTGACGCGGGCCTTGAAGTGGTCCGCCAGCATCCGGGCCATCTCCCGGCCACGCTCGGAGAGGTGGAATTCCGGCAGCCGGCCGTAGAGCACAGCGTCGGGATTGTGGACCTCGCCATGGCGAAGCAGATGGACAGTTGCTTGGGGCATGTTTACCAGTTTCTCAAAGAAGCGGGGCGATCCGAAATCTTCTACCGCTAGTAGAACTCAAAGTTTTCCCGAAATGTTCCGTGGAGTTGGAATAAAAGATGCATATGCATGTTTATACTGGATACGAAGCTCGGTTGACGCTTCAAGCAATGAACTCGACCTGGCAAGCAAGCAGTACCCACCACCAGATATAGGAGCAACACCATGATGACTCTCCCCGCTTCCGTCACCACCGGCACCTGGACCCTCGACGCTTCCCACAGCGAAATCGGCTTCACCGTCCGCCACGCAGGCATCAGCAAGGTCCGCGGCCAGTTCAAGGACGCCACGGCCACTTTGGAAGTTGGCGAAACCCTCACCGACTCCAAGGTCACCGCCACCATCCAGACCGCCAGCTTCGACTCCGGCGACGTCAACCGCGATGGCCACGTCAAGGGCGAAGACTTCTTCGACGTAGAGAAGTTCCCGGAAATCACCTTCGTGTCCCGCCACGTCAAGGCCAACGGAAACAGCTTCGACCTCGTGGGCGATCTCACAATCAAAGGCGTCACCAAGGAGGTTTCCATTGAGACCGAATTCAACGGTGTAGCAGTGGATCCCTTCGGCAACACCCGCGCCGGTGTTTCCGGTGAAACCACCATCAGCCGCAAGGACTTCGGCCTCACCTGGAACGCCGTCCTCGAAGCCGGCGGCGTCCTGGTCAGCGACAAGGTTGTCATCAACCTCGAGCTCGCGTTCATCGCACCGGCCGCCGCGTAGTTCAATTGCTCCTCGCCTGAGCCAGCGGATCCCGCTGCTGTTCGTCATCCCCACCGCAGAACGCAAAGGGTGACCAACAAGACACTGATGCATGGCCAAGCTCGCCAAACGGCGCCCTCCACAGTCCATGCTGTGGGGGCGCCGTTTCGCATATGCAGAAGTCACCCCGCAATTGTTCGGTGAAAAGCCTGTATTTAGCTGCGTGTTAGCTCCGAATTTCCTATGCATCCTTCAACCTGCGGTCTAAAGTGATGCCATGAGTACCCCAGACGAAACACCACAGCCACAGCAGCCCGGCGCCCAGCCACCGCAGCCCGGCAATGTTCCACCTGCGGGTCACCAAACACCGCAGCCCGGCAACACTCCACCGTCCGGCTACCAGCCGCCGCAAGGTTACCAGCCCCCGCAGGGCTACCAGCCGCCGTCGCAACCGGGCCAGTATTCACAGCCCGGACCGGCGCAGCCCACAGCCGGCCAGTCCGGATTCCACTTCGAAATGCCCACTGACGGCCCCCGGAACTTCAACGACGTCATGCCCCAAGGCGGATTCTCGGGAATGTTCAAAACCCAGGGCCTGCCCACCGAATTGAAGGTTTCCTACTTCATCTGGGTCATCTCCGGGCTCCTCGGGCTGTTGTTTGGGCTCATCGCATTCTTCGCCGTGATCGCCGCATTCGCCTTCGCCCCAGGATTCGCTGCCATCGCACTGATCCTCCTTCTGCTCACCTTGGCCGTGTCCGCCGCACAAGTAGTCCTGGCCATGAAAATGAAGGAAGGCAAGGAGTGGGCCCGCCTCGCGTTGACCATCCTTGCCGGCATTTCCCTCCTGCTGGCCATCTTCGGGGCAGCCAGTGGCGGCGGTTCCGGGATGGGCCTGGGCGGTAACTGGTTCGGCTTCCTTGTCAGCGCCGTTGCCGTGGTCTTGATGTGGCTCCCCAATTCACAGCTCTGGTTCAAGGCAGTAAAGGGTCACGCCTGAGACCTGCCCGAGTACCGTCGTCGAGCATTAACGGCGGAAATGCGTGCTGAAGGCCGCGGTTGAACCTCCGGGTTGCCGCGGC contains the following coding sequences:
- a CDS encoding cytochrome c biogenesis protein ResB — protein: MSESVKAKKKSPAAETPGTAEGKLQQAKSEAALPALGFKGMLRWAWTQLTSMRTALFLLLLLAVGAVPGSLFPQRPANPVTVTDWIKNNPTTGPFLDALQMFDVYSSAWFSAIYILLFISLIGCVTPRAIAHYKAMKSQPPRTPKRLSRLPEYGTLAVPADAGIPASKAIADAAGLLKKRGYRVEVRDVDGALPSLGAERGFLKEVGNLVFHTSLIGVLVSVAIGGLYGYSGQRILVEGDTFVNTLVGYDQFTPGTNFQSSWLQPYSMQLDKFQATFDRGESPGKAGQPIDYTAEVTTKETKDSAGKKEILKVNDPVSLGGTSLYLTGNGYAPMVTVRDGEGNVSFEGPVIAKVQGDNYYSSVVIKVPDAKPDQLGFVGFFLPTAFSGENGTSFSASPELFNPQLSLNSFYGDLGLDKGVPQNVFELDVKNLKPLNARDLAAGGITLTPGATVDLPDGKGSITFDGVKKYIGVDIHHNPGQLYALIFGFLAVAGLVMSLYINRRRVWVRTGTHADGRTMVEYGLLARGEDHRLAGEAAALREIFAREWNVPETPDTASKTAGSSSTSKDQ
- a CDS encoding cytochrome c biogenesis CcdA family protein, producing MNSPFAETILNGSLLLAVPVALLAGLVSFLSPCVLPLVPGYLGYVTGLTGVDLQKQRRGRMLAGIGLFVLGFSVIFVLLGGAFGQLGTLLTGPQNAWITQLLGVLVIIMGVVFMGGFGWLQRDAKIHAKPPAGLWGAPLLGLTFGLGWAPCIGPTYSAVQLLSLSGGSSAAKGALLAFVYSLGLGIPFLLIALAVRRGMGVMSFFRKHRLAIQRIGGGILILLGILMATGVWGTWVTELQYWFQNDVKLPI
- a CDS encoding TlpA family protein disulfide reductase, with amino-acid sequence MDNNLSRRGVLTAGGVLLAGLTMGLSACAQEDSLAKQAKAGDNKNYVAGDGSVTEFAKADRAAPVALKGTLFNGQSIKPEDLQGKVTVLNFWFAACAPCRIEAPQLEALHQDFKDQGVQFFGVNLRDEKATAEAFDKTFNITYPSFNDKDGAVLLSVSGIVPPGAVPTTLVLDKEGKVASRVLGEIEKSTLKALITSAVAE
- a CDS encoding histidine phosphatase family protein, which codes for MPQATVHLLRHGEVHNPDAVLYGRLPEFHLSERGREMARMLADHFKARVSEGAKIVHLVASPLTRAQETAMATAEALDLEITTEPRIIEAENHFEGLHPTKSEFLKPKHWIYFRNPLRPSWGEPYKEQAARMLAAVEDARVKAIELGGDGAEAILVSHQLPIWSTRLTAEGRRLAHDPRKRECTLTSLTSLTLDGDGKIIRVEYTEPAAVLLPGAASTPGA
- a CDS encoding YceI family protein — its product is MTLPASVTTGTWTLDASHSEIGFTVRHAGISKVRGQFKDATATLEVGETLTDSKVTATIQTASFDSGDVNRDGHVKGEDFFDVEKFPEITFVSRHVKANGNSFDLVGDLTIKGVTKEVSIETEFNGVAVDPFGNTRAGVSGETTISRKDFGLTWNAVLEAGGVLVSDKVVINLELAFIAPAAA